The Mesorhizobium sp. M1D.F.Ca.ET.043.01.1.1 genome contains a region encoding:
- a CDS encoding group II truncated hemoglobin, producing MEPVAAKETLLAQIGGETVLRGLVDCFYDLIETDPRGEPLLRLHFRGHGLDHAREEQFNFLCGFLGGPRHYLEKHGHMDVRLMHAHVPISAGDAEDWLALMDRAIAEMRLSGPQVDKMRLAFRRVALTLVNDLGEWGWEAPDDGGSSTSFTEMKKNMPDRKQNNRQRKAGSQEHSTSNNGKKP from the coding sequence ATGGAACCAGTAGCAGCCAAGGAAACTCTTCTTGCGCAGATCGGCGGCGAAACGGTTTTGCGCGGTCTGGTCGACTGCTTCTACGACCTGATCGAGACCGATCCTCGCGGAGAGCCGTTGCTGCGACTGCATTTTCGCGGACACGGCCTCGACCATGCCCGCGAGGAACAGTTCAACTTTCTGTGCGGCTTTCTCGGCGGGCCTCGTCACTATCTGGAAAAGCACGGGCACATGGATGTCCGTCTCATGCACGCGCATGTGCCGATCTCGGCCGGCGACGCCGAGGACTGGCTGGCTCTGATGGATCGAGCCATCGCCGAAATGCGGCTTTCTGGCCCGCAGGTAGACAAGATGCGCCTGGCATTCCGCCGAGTCGCACTGACGCTGGTCAACGATCTAGGGGAATGGGGGTGGGAAGCGCCTGACGATGGTGGATCGTCAACGTCTTTTACTGAAATGAAAAAGAACATGCCTGATAGGAAACAAAATAACCGGCAAAGGAAAGCCGGATCGCAGGAACACTCAACCTCTAACAATGGGAAAAAGCCATGA
- a CDS encoding bifunctional methylenetetrahydrofolate dehydrogenase/methenyltetrahydrofolate cyclohydrolase, which translates to MAEVIDGKAVAADVIAKVTSASNDLAVSKNVTPGLAVIIVGEDPASQVYVAAKSRTAKECGFNSLQHTLPADTSEAYLIDLIDILNGDRTIHGILVQLPLPDHIDAGKVIQAIAPGKDVDGFHFVNVGKLGTGELETAFVPCTPAGSMLLIERVHGKDLSGLNAVVVGRSNIVGKPMANLLLAANATVTVAHSRTKNLPELCRGADILVAAVGRPEMIRGEWVKPGTTVIDVGINRVAAPEKGNGKNRLVGDVAYAEAADRAGAITPVPGGVGPMTIALLMANTLTSAYLASNLPRPQF; encoded by the coding sequence ATGGCTGAAGTGATCGATGGCAAGGCTGTTGCCGCCGATGTGATCGCAAAGGTCACAAGCGCGAGCAACGACCTGGCTGTTTCGAAGAATGTAACGCCTGGTCTTGCGGTCATCATCGTCGGGGAGGATCCGGCAAGCCAGGTCTATGTGGCTGCGAAGTCGCGTACGGCGAAGGAATGCGGCTTCAATTCGTTGCAACATACGCTGCCCGCGGACACCAGCGAGGCCTACCTGATCGATCTTATCGATATCTTGAATGGCGATCGTACGATCCATGGCATTCTGGTGCAGTTGCCGCTTCCGGATCACATCGATGCGGGCAAGGTCATCCAGGCGATTGCGCCGGGGAAGGACGTCGACGGCTTCCACTTTGTCAATGTCGGCAAGCTTGGCACCGGTGAGCTCGAGACGGCTTTCGTACCCTGCACACCGGCCGGCTCGATGCTGCTGATCGAGCGCGTGCATGGCAAGGATCTTTCCGGTCTCAATGCAGTCGTCGTCGGCCGCTCCAACATCGTTGGCAAGCCGATGGCCAACCTTCTGCTTGCCGCGAACGCCACCGTTACCGTTGCTCATAGCCGGACGAAGAATCTGCCCGAGCTTTGTCGTGGCGCCGACATCCTCGTGGCGGCGGTGGGCCGGCCGGAAATGATCAGGGGTGAGTGGGTGAAGCCAGGCACCACTGTGATCGACGTGGGCATCAACCGCGTCGCCGCGCCGGAGAAGGGCAATGGCAAGAACCGCCTGGTCGGCGACGTTGCCTACGCCGAGGCGGCGGATCGTGCCGGCGCGATCACGCCCGTGCCCGGCGGTGTCGGGCCAATGACGATCGCGCTTCTGATGGCCAACACGCTGACCTCAGCCTACCTCGCCAGCAACCTGCCGAGGCCACAGTTCTAG
- a CDS encoding sarcosine oxidase subunit gamma family protein: MADFSWNTQSALEKALVPGRHGVAGTQAGVTLEEVSDISLVQVMARRGRAAETAKAAKKLFGIEPPRAPGAAVARNATLIWSGPDQFIVFSARQADGQFVKVSKAFAGIASLSDQSDGRCLIRIGGPHARQALAKFCSLDLDDKAFPLGAAATTSIDHTAMSIWRGADGTDGHAVFNMLVFTSFADSLWHTVLDSSLEYGVQASSAHAA; encoded by the coding sequence GTGGCTGATTTTTCCTGGAACACCCAATCGGCGCTGGAGAAGGCGCTCGTCCCCGGTCGTCACGGCGTGGCCGGCACGCAGGCAGGCGTCACGCTGGAGGAGGTGAGCGACATCAGCCTGGTTCAGGTGATGGCGCGGCGCGGCAGAGCGGCCGAGACCGCAAAGGCCGCCAAGAAGCTATTTGGCATTGAGCCGCCCCGCGCTCCCGGCGCTGCAGTGGCCCGGAATGCTACGCTGATCTGGTCGGGCCCGGACCAGTTCATTGTCTTCTCTGCACGACAGGCAGACGGACAATTTGTCAAAGTGTCAAAGGCGTTTGCCGGCATCGCGTCGCTCTCCGATCAGTCGGACGGACGCTGCCTCATCCGGATTGGCGGACCCCACGCCCGCCAGGCGCTTGCGAAGTTCTGCTCGTTGGACCTGGATGACAAGGCGTTTCCGCTGGGCGCCGCGGCGACAACCTCGATCGACCATACGGCGATGAGTATCTGGCGCGGGGCTGATGGCACGGACGGACACGCCGTCTTCAACATGCTCGTCTTCACCAGCTTCGCCGACAGCCTTTGGCACACGGTCCTGGACTCTTCCCTTGAATATGGGGTTCAGGCATCCTCGGCTCACGCCGCATAG
- a CDS encoding APC family permease, with product MSALSDTYAVGAAGQLHRSIDWRGAFWVASGVPALVLFSIGGIAGTTGKLAFLIWTVSMIMGFLQSFTYAEIAGLFPNKSGGASVYGATAWLRYSKFIAPLSVWCNWFAWSPVLSLGCSIAAAYILNALAPIPVFTETSPQVVAYIGTHAGTSAADAIAAVTAAATPAIRSWSLFTHTLGPVSFSLNATFFIGALLMLIIFAIQHRGILGTASVQKYIGLLVIIPMLIVGVVPIFTGQIDWANFSPLVPLAAAYAPDPGSWNIAGWTLALGGMFIAAWSTYGFETAVCYTSEFKNPGTDTFKAIFYSGLLCMLLFILVPFTFQGVLGLNGMLATPIVDGSGVADALASMVGGGNLIHSLLVMLMILALVLCIMTAMAGSSRTLYQGSVDGWLPRYLSHVNEHGAPTRAMWTDLCFNLIVLAIASADATSFFFILAVSNCGYIIFNFLNLNAGWIHRIDNGHIERPWKAPTWLLGIGAIFAYVNAIFMGAGAKVWNPMALWAGLITAALILPVFCFRHYIQDGGKFPDHMLDDLGMKSTDLRAKKAGLLPYATLAAGLIVVLIANRIFVL from the coding sequence ATGAGCGCTTTATCTGACACTTACGCGGTGGGAGCCGCGGGGCAGTTGCATAGGAGCATTGACTGGCGAGGCGCCTTCTGGGTGGCAAGCGGCGTCCCCGCCCTCGTTCTGTTTTCGATCGGCGGCATTGCTGGAACGACTGGCAAGCTGGCCTTCCTGATTTGGACCGTGTCCATGATCATGGGTTTCCTGCAGTCGTTCACATACGCCGAAATCGCCGGTCTGTTTCCCAACAAGTCCGGCGGCGCCTCGGTCTATGGCGCAACCGCCTGGCTGCGTTATTCGAAATTCATCGCGCCATTGTCGGTGTGGTGCAACTGGTTCGCCTGGTCGCCGGTGCTGTCGCTCGGCTGTTCCATCGCCGCCGCCTACATCCTCAACGCGCTGGCGCCAATTCCGGTCTTCACCGAGACCTCTCCGCAGGTGGTTGCCTACATCGGGACCCATGCCGGCACGAGCGCGGCCGACGCCATCGCGGCGGTGACGGCTGCCGCAACGCCTGCTATCCGCAGTTGGTCTCTCTTCACCCACACGCTTGGGCCTGTCAGTTTCTCATTGAACGCGACATTCTTCATCGGCGCGCTGCTGATGCTGATCATCTTCGCCATCCAGCATCGCGGCATCCTCGGCACCGCCAGTGTGCAGAAATATATCGGCCTGCTCGTCATCATCCCGATGCTGATCGTCGGCGTGGTGCCGATCTTCACCGGCCAGATCGACTGGGCGAATTTCTCGCCTCTGGTCCCGCTGGCCGCCGCCTACGCGCCCGATCCAGGCTCATGGAACATCGCCGGATGGACGCTGGCGCTCGGCGGCATGTTCATCGCCGCCTGGTCGACCTACGGCTTCGAGACCGCGGTCTGCTACACCTCGGAGTTCAAGAACCCCGGCACCGACACCTTCAAGGCGATCTTCTATTCCGGCCTGCTCTGCATGCTTCTGTTCATCCTGGTGCCCTTCACCTTCCAGGGCGTGCTTGGCCTCAACGGCATGCTGGCAACGCCAATCGTGGATGGCTCGGGCGTCGCCGATGCGTTGGCCAGCATGGTCGGCGGCGGTAACCTGATCCACAGCCTGCTGGTGATGCTGATGATCCTGGCGCTGGTGCTCTGCATCATGACAGCGATGGCCGGCTCCTCGCGCACGCTCTACCAGGGCTCCGTCGACGGTTGGCTGCCGCGCTATCTGAGCCACGTCAACGAGCACGGCGCGCCTACCCGGGCGATGTGGACCGACCTTTGCTTCAACCTTATCGTGCTGGCCATCGCCTCGGCCGACGCGACCAGCTTCTTCTTCATCCTCGCGGTGTCGAACTGCGGCTACATCATCTTCAACTTCCTCAACCTCAACGCCGGCTGGATCCACCGGATCGACAACGGCCATATCGAGCGGCCCTGGAAGGCGCCGACCTGGCTACTGGGGATCGGGGCGATCTTCGCCTATGTCAACGCCATCTTCATGGGTGCCGGTGCCAAGGTCTGGAATCCGATGGCGCTGTGGGCCGGCCTGATAACCGCGGCACTGATCCTCCCGGTATTCTGCTTCCGGCACTACATTCAGGACGGCGGTAAGTTCCCCGATCACATGCTGGACGATCTCGGCATGAAATCCACCGATCTCAGAGCCAAGAAAGCCGGACTTCTGCCTTACGCGACGCTGGCGGCTGGCCTTATCGTGGTGCTGATCGCCAACCGGATCTTCGTACTGTGA
- a CDS encoding formate--tetrahydrofolate ligase — protein sequence MAEFKTDIEIARAAKKKPIQEIGAKIGIPNEHLLPYGHDKAKVSAEFIKSVKGNKDGKLILVTAINPTPAGEGKTTTTVGLGDGLNRIGKKAIVCIREASLGPNFGMKGGAAGGGLAQVVPMDDMNLHFTGDFHAITTAHNLLSALIDNHIYWGNELGIDIRRVAWRRVMDMNDRALRDILCSLGGVANGFPREAGFDITVASEVMAILCLATDLKDLEKRLGDIIVAYRRDKSPVYARDLKADGAMAVLLKDAIQPNLVQTLENNPAFVHGGPFANIAHGCNSVVATTTALKLADYVVTEAGFGADLGAEKFFDIKCRKAGLKPAAAVIVATVRAMKMNGGVKKEDLGKENIEAVKKGCLNLGRHIENVHQFGVPVVVAINHFTTDTEAEIRALKDFVASMGADAILCKHWAQGSAGIEDLAHRVVKLAESGASQFSPLYPDEMPLFEKVNTIVKRIYRGDEAIADKSIRDQLHAWEQAGYGNLPVCMAKTQYSFSTDPNLRGAPTGHTVPVREVRLSAGAGFVVIICGEIMTMPGLPKAPSSEKIFLNEQGQIEGLF from the coding sequence ATGGCCGAATTCAAAACCGATATTGAAATAGCGCGCGCAGCCAAGAAGAAACCGATCCAGGAGATCGGCGCCAAGATCGGCATCCCGAACGAGCACCTTTTGCCCTACGGCCACGACAAGGCGAAGGTCTCGGCCGAATTCATCAAGTCGGTGAAGGGCAACAAGGACGGCAAGCTGATCCTCGTCACCGCCATCAACCCGACGCCGGCCGGCGAAGGCAAGACGACCACCACCGTCGGCCTCGGCGACGGTCTGAACCGCATCGGCAAGAAGGCGATCGTGTGCATCCGCGAAGCCTCGCTCGGCCCGAACTTCGGCATGAAGGGCGGCGCCGCCGGCGGCGGCCTGGCCCAGGTGGTGCCGATGGACGACATGAACCTCCATTTCACCGGCGACTTCCACGCCATCACCACGGCCCACAACCTGCTTTCGGCGCTGATCGACAACCACATCTACTGGGGCAACGAGCTCGGCATCGACATCCGCCGCGTCGCCTGGCGCCGCGTCATGGACATGAACGACCGGGCGCTGCGCGACATCCTCTGCTCGCTGGGCGGCGTCGCCAACGGTTTTCCGCGCGAGGCCGGCTTCGACATCACCGTCGCCTCGGAAGTGATGGCGATCCTGTGCCTCGCCACCGACCTCAAGGATCTCGAGAAGCGGCTCGGCGACATCATCGTCGCCTACCGCCGTGACAAGTCGCCGGTCTATGCCCGCGACCTCAAGGCCGACGGCGCCATGGCGGTGCTGTTGAAGGACGCCATCCAGCCCAACCTGGTGCAGACGCTGGAGAACAACCCGGCCTTCGTGCATGGCGGCCCGTTCGCCAACATCGCGCATGGCTGCAACTCGGTCGTCGCCACCACGACGGCGCTCAAGCTTGCCGACTATGTCGTCACCGAAGCCGGCTTCGGCGCCGACCTCGGCGCCGAGAAATTCTTCGACATCAAGTGCCGCAAGGCCGGTCTGAAGCCGGCGGCCGCCGTCATCGTCGCCACCGTGCGCGCCATGAAGATGAATGGCGGCGTCAAGAAGGAAGACCTCGGCAAGGAGAACATCGAGGCGGTCAAGAAGGGCTGCCTCAATCTCGGCCGCCACATCGAGAATGTGCACCAGTTCGGCGTGCCGGTGGTGGTGGCGATCAACCACTTCACCACCGACACCGAGGCCGAGATCAGGGCGCTGAAGGATTTTGTCGCCTCGATGGGGGCGGATGCAATCCTGTGCAAGCACTGGGCGCAAGGCTCCGCCGGCATCGAGGATCTCGCCCACAGGGTGGTCAAGCTTGCCGAATCCGGCGCCTCGCAGTTCTCGCCGCTCTATCCGGACGAGATGCCGCTGTTCGAGAAGGTCAACACCATCGTCAAGCGCATCTATCGCGGCGACGAAGCGATTGCCGACAAGTCGATCCGCGACCAGCTGCATGCCTGGGAGCAGGCCGGCTACGGCAACCTGCCGGTGTGCATGGCCAAGACCCAGTATTCGTTTTCGACCGACCCGAACCTGCGCGGCGCGCCGACCGGGCATACCGTGCCCGTGCGCGAGGTCAGGCTTTCGGCCGGCGCCGGCTTCGTCGTCATCATCTGCGGCGAGATCATGACCATGCCCGGCCTGCCCAAGGCGCCCTCCTCGGAAAAGATCTTCCTCAACGAGCAGGGTCAGATCGAAGGCCTTTTCTAG